GCTGGTTTCGAGTCTTACGACTGCTCAGATTTTTAGACAAAAAAACGTTAATTTTTGGTAAAATAAGTGCTGAAGATAGCGTGATTGTTGCCCGAATTTTATTTACATTAATAGCCATTATTTTTGTATTTTCTGGCCTCATATATCAAGTCGAGCATCCAGTCAACCCCGAAACTTTTGCCACCTTTTTTGATGCGGTTTATTTTTCCGTTGTTACTATGACTACCGTAGGTTTTGGCGATGTTACTCCTATTTCCCAAGCAGGCCGGTTTATGACTGTTTTAATGATTTTAACCGGCATTGCTCTCATACCCTGGCAATTAGGCGATCTGATTAAGCAATTCGTCAAAACTGCCAATCAAGTTAAAACTCCTTGTCGAAAATGTGGTTTAGGTTTCCACGATGCTGATGCTCGTTTTTGTAAGCGTTGTGGTACTGAGTTAGATAATCCTTAAGAGTTTTTTAACCGCAGATGTTAGGCGTAGCCGCGCGTAGCGCTACGCAGATGAACTCGGATGAACTCGGATGAACGCAGATGAACTCGGATGTTATTTTTCTATTGTCCAAATTCTAACCTTGCCTGTTCTACAATTTCGGGTGTCACTACATCTAACTCTCCCTCCCGCGCCAGTTGTTCGATACGCTGTCTGGCTTGAGAACGTACAAAATAAGGAATATTTTTTAACTTCAGCTTTGCTTCAGCAGTCCATTTCAACTCATCAGAAAAATCAGAATTCATCATAGCTAATTAAATAAATATCTAAAACCTAAAACGATTATAGTAGGTTGGCTTAACCAACGAAACCCAATTATCCCCAAACAAAAAAAATGTCCCTGCCGAAGCA
The genomic region above belongs to Ancylothrix sp. D3o and contains:
- a CDS encoding PCP reductase family protein, which gives rise to MMNSDFSDELKWTAEAKLKLKNIPYFVRSQARQRIEQLAREGELDVVTPEIVEQARLEFGQ
- a CDS encoding ion transporter, with translation MDAKILRLQSIAFREKLAFYLEDIETPAGRAINLFITSIILLSCVVFVAETYPLPAAFQVILHNINTGTLVFFALEYLLRLWCAEHKLKFIFNPYALIDFIVILPLILRVVDISFLRIFRWFRVLRLLRFLDKKTLIFGKISAEDSVIVARILFTLIAIIFVFSGLIYQVEHPVNPETFATFFDAVYFSVVTMTTVGFGDVTPISQAGRFMTVLMILTGIALIPWQLGDLIKQFVKTANQVKTPCRKCGLGFHDADARFCKRCGTELDNP